Proteins encoded by one window of Ferroacidibacillus organovorans:
- a CDS encoding recombinase family protein: MEQKKIYEVAVYLRKSRDDTDGEEDVLLKHETALTDFVKKNNWRYVIYREIGSSDSIDFRPEFKRLLKDVENDFYDAVVVMDYDRLSRGDKEDRARVEKILKLSNTLVVTPTRVYDLNDEDQELITDIEGVFARYEYRMIKKRFQRGKKIGARLGHWTNGPAPFPYLYNSEARSLEPDPEKLDIYNFIKQRLLSGATCAAVCWELNRMGVPSPKGKLWQESVLYRLALNEVHLGRIVYGKTSGGLHKNRKTAPFRVNPRENWVIVENAHPAVKTPEEHAEILKLLEQRRIQSKRTRHGTYVYSGLVYCGKCGSSRQFQPKDNGTLLVKKCQKIDPYGNRCGNPGADLVHIELAVMESLRDYEEEIRSKPIQTSDSPDMTPQMVLKLKETELETLHEGLNRLKDIYVSGDLTKQEYRTRLGHQKDLIMKKENDIQQLKETLQVGGPISDQDRLQRIEQLQEVWKQLDCMPEEKNRLLKQIIERIEYVRDNYRIDVRVKFR; this comes from the coding sequence ATGGAACAAAAGAAAATCTACGAAGTTGCCGTCTACCTGCGCAAAAGTCGCGACGACACCGATGGCGAAGAGGATGTTCTCCTCAAACACGAGACTGCCCTCACCGATTTCGTCAAGAAGAACAACTGGCGATACGTAATTTACCGGGAAATCGGAAGTTCGGACAGCATTGACTTCCGTCCCGAATTCAAGCGCCTCTTAAAAGATGTGGAGAACGATTTTTACGATGCGGTCGTCGTCATGGATTATGATCGATTAAGCCGTGGAGATAAGGAGGATCGCGCTCGCGTCGAGAAAATCCTAAAACTCTCCAATACCCTCGTTGTGACCCCAACCCGAGTGTACGACTTAAACGACGAAGACCAGGAACTCATTACCGACATCGAGGGCGTCTTTGCAAGGTATGAGTATCGGATGATCAAAAAACGGTTCCAGCGCGGCAAGAAGATTGGTGCTCGTCTCGGTCACTGGACGAACGGTCCTGCCCCCTTCCCCTACCTCTATAATTCGGAGGCTCGCAGTCTCGAGCCCGATCCTGAAAAACTGGACATTTATAATTTCATCAAACAACGTTTGCTTAGTGGTGCCACATGCGCTGCCGTCTGCTGGGAGCTAAACCGCATGGGCGTCCCATCCCCCAAGGGGAAGTTGTGGCAGGAAAGCGTACTGTATCGATTGGCTTTAAATGAAGTTCACCTCGGACGTATCGTGTATGGCAAGACCAGTGGCGGATTACACAAGAATCGCAAGACGGCACCGTTTCGGGTAAATCCACGTGAAAACTGGGTCATCGTTGAGAACGCTCACCCTGCGGTGAAGACGCCGGAGGAACATGCTGAGATCCTGAAACTGTTGGAGCAACGCCGAATTCAATCCAAGCGAACCAGACACGGCACCTACGTGTACTCCGGTCTTGTGTACTGCGGCAAATGCGGCTCCTCCCGGCAGTTTCAACCGAAAGATAACGGTACCTTGCTGGTGAAGAAGTGCCAGAAAATCGACCCGTACGGGAACCGCTGCGGCAACCCCGGTGCGGATCTTGTGCATATTGAGTTGGCCGTGATGGAGAGCCTTCGCGACTATGAGGAGGAAATCCGCTCGAAACCGATTCAAACATCGGATTCTCCAGACATGACCCCACAAATGGTACTGAAGTTAAAGGAAACGGAACTCGAGACGCTGCACGAAGGTTTAAACCGTCTGAAGGACATATATGTATCTGGAGACTTGACCAAACAGGAATATCGGACACGTCTGGGCCACCAAAAGGACCTGATCATGAAAAAAGAAAACGACATTCAGCAATTGAAGGAGACACTGCAGGTCGGTGGCCCGATATCGGACCAGGATCGGCTACAGCGAATTGAACAACTGCAGGAGGTGTGGAAACAACTCGACTGCATGCCCGAGGAGAAGAACCGGTTGCTCAAACAGATTATTGAGCGGATCGAGTATGTGAGGGACAATTATCGCATTGATGTGAGGGTCAAATTCCGTTGA
- a CDS encoding DUF7678 domain-containing protein, which translates to MQYEFTVKPSHFGGTWYEGNVDGYYVHARVFEEPSKFGINDGRISALMVVPKKGDGLFHALVNYDRSWDGNLPELKYRSVVENVFACFHDRDIDWAYEERKHREHMEF; encoded by the coding sequence ATGCAATATGAGTTCACTGTCAAACCAAGTCATTTTGGAGGCACGTGGTACGAGGGAAACGTGGACGGATATTACGTACACGCCCGTGTATTCGAGGAGCCGTCCAAGTTTGGCATCAACGACGGCAGAATCTCCGCCCTGATGGTCGTCCCGAAAAAAGGGGACGGCCTTTTTCATGCGTTAGTCAACTACGACCGCTCGTGGGATGGCAATCTGCCCGAACTGAAATATCGGTCAGTCGTAGAGAACGTATTTGCCTGTTTCCATGATCGTGACATCGACTGGGCATATGAAGAACGTAAGCATCGCGAACACATGGAATTTTGA
- a CDS encoding DUF5049 domain-containing protein, which yields MNRIQVPRPVYEGLEAVRQSGAISMFDYGSVLQMTDLLNNKDAARWLRDHKREYLESVLYGIEPED from the coding sequence ATGAACAGGATACAGGTACCAAGACCCGTGTATGAGGGTCTGGAAGCGGTTCGTCAGTCTGGGGCAATCAGCATGTTCGACTATGGGTCAGTCCTTCAGATGACGGATCTGCTGAACAACAAAGATGCGGCAAGGTGGCTGCGGGATCACAAACGGGAATACCTGGAGAGCGTGCTCTACGGCATCGAGCCGGAAGATTGA
- a CDS encoding lytic transglycosylase domain-containing protein has translation MKRPTKRIIGWVIAAVGGWGVAIVILLFLLLLVTLGVVISSRDNALPFSSTASVEPIPPQLVPLYHAAGAKYHVPWAILAGINKVETDFGRDLSVSSAGAIGFMQFEPSTWAQYGVDADGDGKIDPYDPVDAIFSAAHYLSVSGVKKNPMQAVFQYNHSTDYVREVLRLAEIYQTWNPLSSAWVWPVADTGDRISGVGHSNSEPLNVIIHCPAGVTVQAVHNGTVTSVTGMSVTLDLGNGLTVIEQGLRPTVSSAQVVHVGEPLGMAATRGVTASIEEQGAPLPLLWFVSPSQPNLAPTPPPMMTPTPANTP, from the coding sequence ATGAAACGCCCCACGAAACGCATCATTGGTTGGGTCATCGCGGCAGTCGGCGGGTGGGGTGTCGCGATCGTGATCCTATTGTTTCTGCTCCTGCTTGTGACGCTTGGGGTGGTCATCTCCTCTCGCGACAACGCCCTGCCATTCTCGTCGACGGCTTCTGTTGAACCCATCCCGCCACAGCTTGTTCCCCTCTACCACGCAGCGGGTGCCAAGTATCACGTGCCATGGGCGATACTCGCTGGGATTAACAAGGTGGAGACCGACTTTGGCCGCGACTTGTCCGTCTCATCGGCAGGTGCGATTGGGTTTATGCAATTCGAACCATCCACGTGGGCACAGTATGGCGTCGATGCGGACGGTGACGGCAAGATAGATCCATACGATCCGGTCGATGCCATCTTTTCCGCAGCCCATTACCTATCCGTTTCTGGCGTGAAGAAGAATCCCATGCAGGCTGTCTTTCAGTACAACCACTCGACAGACTATGTGCGCGAGGTACTGCGTTTGGCAGAAATCTACCAGACGTGGAACCCACTTAGTTCAGCCTGGGTTTGGCCCGTGGCGGATACAGGAGACCGAATTTCGGGTGTCGGCCATTCAAACAGTGAACCGCTGAACGTGATTATCCATTGCCCGGCAGGTGTGACTGTGCAAGCGGTTCACAACGGCACCGTTACGTCGGTCACAGGTATGAGCGTCACGCTGGATCTCGGGAACGGCCTCACCGTCATCGAGCAGGGGCTACGACCGACAGTTTCTTCTGCGCAGGTGGTCCATGTTGGAGAACCACTCGGAATGGCCGCCACACGGGGCGTCACAGCCTCAATTGAGGAGCAGGGTGCGCCATTGCCCCTCCTGTGGTTTGTGAGCCCGTCACAGCCAAACCTGGCCCCCACACCGCCGCCTATGATGACACCAACACCAGCCAACACGCCGTAG
- a CDS encoding ATP-binding protein, which yields MKCPVLYYEQNVYFDARLQAWAAYRIPQQPYAFSSQEKKRAIVDQLRGFLHAHRGACHLLSLTDDIRPTGFFHSGDGQSAEFERYRAAVIEKVANQRPWHRSLFLLVKLAHSRFSVPDLDLAAPGRTLASLRGFATGIGRTLQQQFLSAPSGEMDRQVLVDTLSAEALVSQSVHAALGGERLQSGDLEWLLYHPFHRALPGESVPSLGLEPSYQIAVRGERVMLRPRKSLPILVAGDTVIEERLRTLVIHHQDDGARQSWQTFFFLVDVPEEISDIGQEWLYRLDDLPDPVECSIHLEIEAPHTAAAGLERSRKALKDQQREFVDGTGDLPLTLEWAGDRGRHLEHKLQHGMPLVHATVTFAVFAPTRTELEARATQFSQLCSTLRLRVVRSPGDQTRGFLNSLPGTDMEKKPWSIPMDPGYLAAGVPHGSRDAGDPTGDYIGRTRQGTPVLLDLARPMSRELNRSGAVGIVGTLGGGKSVLKKLLFYLAFNHGGSIFSIDPKDEDGCFTGIPEISKGLTVLRLSAGSRTQINPFRMAQSEERSHAIAHDYLSLLLDGQRNDERADIIMEAIERTFATSSRDLYRVMNELQKLSQSSGHEAMRAEARRCFTRLQGYTKSPYGRLVFARDDGMSSLPDTRFVVASLSGLPLPKRAPGETGNFTPNERFGVGMMYLMAALGRERMFHGTPGGLKLFGIDEAWLLRSFPEGRQLIDETVRMGRSYGVVPILVTQNPGDIAEEELRNNLGAIFCFRTEDPRASRDNAILLGLDPNEASLWQEFRSLRSGECFFKDIEGRVSLIHVDPTPDDLLDVFNTSVDGGRSS from the coding sequence ATGAAGTGTCCCGTTCTCTACTACGAGCAAAACGTCTACTTCGACGCGCGGCTCCAAGCGTGGGCTGCCTATCGCATTCCCCAGCAACCGTATGCCTTTTCGTCCCAGGAGAAAAAACGCGCCATTGTCGATCAACTTCGTGGTTTCCTGCATGCGCATCGCGGCGCCTGTCATCTTCTCTCCCTGACGGATGACATTCGTCCGACTGGATTCTTTCATAGCGGCGATGGCCAAAGTGCAGAATTCGAGCGATATCGCGCTGCGGTCATTGAAAAGGTGGCGAATCAACGGCCATGGCACCGCTCCCTGTTCCTACTCGTCAAGCTTGCGCATTCGCGATTTTCCGTACCAGACCTAGATCTCGCCGCTCCGGGGCGAACACTCGCTTCGCTCCGGGGATTTGCGACGGGCATTGGCCGAACATTGCAACAACAGTTCCTGTCTGCCCCGTCTGGTGAAATGGACCGACAGGTGCTCGTTGACACCCTCTCCGCAGAGGCACTTGTGTCCCAGTCCGTCCACGCGGCACTCGGAGGCGAACGGCTGCAAAGCGGAGACCTTGAATGGCTCCTGTACCACCCGTTTCATCGTGCCCTGCCGGGAGAATCCGTGCCAAGTCTCGGTCTTGAACCCAGCTACCAAATCGCTGTGCGCGGAGAACGGGTGATGCTCCGGCCACGCAAGTCCCTGCCCATTCTTGTCGCCGGCGACACCGTGATCGAGGAACGGCTACGTACACTTGTCATTCATCATCAAGATGACGGTGCAAGGCAAAGTTGGCAGACGTTTTTCTTCCTCGTCGATGTGCCAGAAGAGATCTCCGACATCGGGCAGGAGTGGCTGTATCGCCTCGATGACCTGCCCGATCCGGTTGAATGCAGCATCCACCTTGAAATAGAAGCGCCACACACAGCGGCGGCTGGGCTTGAGCGCAGCCGCAAGGCGCTTAAGGATCAGCAACGGGAGTTTGTGGACGGAACCGGCGATCTACCGCTCACGCTTGAATGGGCCGGAGATCGTGGACGACATCTCGAACACAAACTTCAGCACGGCATGCCACTGGTCCATGCGACCGTTACGTTCGCTGTCTTCGCGCCGACCCGTACAGAACTGGAGGCGCGTGCAACCCAGTTCTCCCAACTGTGCAGCACACTGCGTCTGCGCGTCGTGCGCTCGCCAGGGGATCAAACGCGGGGCTTTCTGAACAGCCTTCCTGGAACCGACATGGAGAAAAAGCCATGGTCTATCCCCATGGACCCGGGGTACCTCGCAGCGGGTGTTCCGCACGGCAGCCGGGATGCGGGAGACCCGACAGGCGATTACATCGGTCGCACGCGCCAGGGGACGCCCGTGCTCCTTGACTTAGCCCGACCGATGTCAAGGGAACTCAATCGCAGCGGTGCCGTCGGGATCGTCGGTACGCTTGGCGGTGGCAAGTCAGTCCTGAAGAAACTCCTTTTTTACCTTGCCTTCAACCACGGCGGCAGCATCTTTTCCATAGACCCAAAAGACGAGGACGGTTGCTTCACGGGCATCCCTGAAATTTCAAAAGGACTCACGGTCCTTCGCCTGTCTGCCGGATCACGAACACAAATCAACCCGTTTCGGATGGCACAAAGTGAAGAACGCAGTCACGCCATCGCGCACGATTACCTGAGCCTGCTCCTGGACGGGCAACGAAACGACGAACGTGCGGACATCATCATGGAGGCGATCGAGCGGACGTTTGCCACCTCGTCGCGAGACCTCTATCGCGTCATGAACGAACTGCAGAAACTGAGCCAATCGAGCGGACACGAGGCCATGCGGGCGGAGGCAAGGCGGTGCTTCACCCGGCTCCAAGGATACACGAAAAGTCCCTACGGCCGATTGGTGTTTGCACGCGATGACGGTATGAGCTCACTCCCCGACACGCGATTTGTTGTGGCAAGCTTGTCCGGACTTCCCTTGCCCAAGCGGGCACCCGGTGAAACGGGCAATTTCACACCAAACGAGCGCTTTGGCGTGGGGATGATGTATCTCATGGCGGCGCTCGGTCGCGAACGGATGTTTCACGGTACACCTGGTGGTTTGAAGCTCTTTGGCATTGATGAAGCGTGGCTCTTGCGCTCCTTCCCCGAGGGCCGACAACTCATCGACGAAACGGTGCGCATGGGGCGTTCCTATGGTGTCGTCCCCATTCTCGTCACCCAGAACCCGGGCGATATCGCCGAGGAGGAGTTGCGCAACAACCTCGGCGCCATTTTTTGCTTTCGCACCGAGGATCCACGTGCCAGCCGAGACAACGCCATCCTATTGGGTCTTGATCCAAACGAGGCGTCACTTTGGCAGGAATTCCGGAGCCTGCGCTCCGGGGAGTGTTTCTTCAAGGACATTGAAGGACGGGTCAGTCTGATCCATGTCGATCCGACACCGGACGATTTACTTGACGTGTTCAACACATCCGTCGATGGGGGGCGTTCGTCATGA
- a CDS encoding TcpE family conjugal transfer membrane protein, which translates to MAEPRAGQAFYHAYRSLFKVKTVLYQIGDVRLWMPIDQDLILLWLQIFLVFVVFYYVIPILKWISPLGPALTLSVVPAALAYIAHKLDPAGKSTSAYLRGILLFLFRKKHIRCFERIALPRARRALRWSLSARRYYTVDLANGCRIRFFLAEPLDGQLEPGSTLRVYPKARLRWHKRTHRFSLTPLPDKRSPHIDDVRTKRGKRIWVWTVTAPADLTLTASDASIQTHPRRGAG; encoded by the coding sequence ATGGCTGAGCCGCGTGCGGGTCAGGCGTTTTATCACGCGTACCGTTCTTTGTTCAAGGTCAAAACGGTCCTCTACCAGATTGGCGATGTAAGGCTCTGGATGCCCATCGACCAGGACCTCATCTTGCTCTGGCTACAAATCTTTCTCGTGTTTGTCGTGTTCTACTACGTGATCCCGATTCTCAAATGGATCTCGCCGTTGGGTCCAGCGCTCACCCTCAGTGTCGTCCCGGCTGCCCTCGCCTATATCGCACACAAACTCGATCCGGCCGGGAAGTCAACCTCCGCTTACCTGCGGGGTATCCTGTTGTTCCTTTTCCGCAAAAAGCACATCCGGTGCTTCGAACGCATTGCATTGCCACGCGCACGCCGTGCGCTGCGCTGGTCCCTGTCCGCCAGGCGTTACTACACGGTCGACCTGGCGAACGGATGTCGCATTCGCTTCTTTCTTGCTGAACCACTCGATGGCCAACTCGAACCTGGGTCCACCTTGCGCGTGTACCCAAAAGCGCGGCTGCGCTGGCACAAACGAACCCATCGCTTCTCCCTCACACCGCTACCCGACAAACGGTCTCCACACATCGACGACGTTCGGACAAAGCGCGGGAAGCGCATTTGGGTCTGGACCGTGACCGCGCCAGCGGATCTCACACTGACCGCATCGGACGCATCCATCCAAACCCACCCGAGGAGGGGTGCCGGATGA
- a CDS encoding DNA cytosine methyltransferase: MPLQFLDLFAGIGGMRRGLEDAGMQCVGSVERDKFARLSYQAIFQTEGEWSADDIQTVEPGSMPKADIWTFGFPCQDLSVAGKRQGFGGERSSLFFKVLDLVRARPEDHRPEWLVAENVVGFLSSNRGFDFLTAQVALAEIGYDCEWDVFNATSFGIPQHRARVFLVGHARNRGQRKVFPLLLDTTNPSGATANRAESKGRSAIEPEYPVTSCTKATSNDLILSAVASPGFLRKQQRRRFKEPHEPMYTLTAMEPHGVLVTRKGRGQGALWVHRDVATCLDASYHKGLDAHQMRTGVMVRTIARLPNDTGQTGRIFNPDGLAPTLLNHHGGAVAKILLDARIRRLTPRECWRLMGRTDAEFDCAKAAGVSDTQLYKQAGNSVIPQIVTAIGRRIAAQTPEHTSQ; encoded by the coding sequence ATGCCCCTACAATTTCTCGATCTATTCGCTGGTATTGGCGGCATGCGCCGTGGACTGGAGGACGCCGGGATGCAGTGCGTCGGTTCCGTGGAACGAGACAAGTTCGCGCGTCTATCCTATCAAGCTATTTTTCAAACGGAAGGAGAGTGGTCAGCCGATGACATCCAAACCGTCGAACCAGGCAGCATGCCAAAGGCCGACATCTGGACGTTCGGCTTCCCCTGCCAAGACCTGTCTGTCGCCGGGAAACGGCAAGGATTTGGTGGGGAGCGAAGTAGCCTGTTCTTCAAAGTGCTCGACCTCGTCCGGGCTCGTCCCGAAGATCATCGACCCGAATGGTTGGTCGCTGAAAATGTTGTCGGGTTTCTCTCCAGTAACCGGGGCTTCGACTTCCTTACCGCCCAAGTTGCGCTGGCCGAAATCGGGTATGACTGTGAATGGGACGTGTTTAACGCGACCTCCTTCGGCATTCCCCAACACCGGGCGCGTGTGTTCCTTGTCGGCCATGCTCGAAATCGAGGTCAACGAAAAGTATTTCCTCTCCTCCTCGACACAACAAATCCTTCTGGCGCAACTGCAAACAGAGCAGAGTCGAAAGGCCGCTCTGCAATCGAACCAGAGTATCCCGTGACGTCATGTACCAAGGCCACTTCAAACGACTTGATTCTGTCCGCCGTCGCCTCTCCAGGCTTCTTACGAAAACAGCAGCGGCGGCGATTCAAGGAGCCACACGAACCGATGTACACGCTGACCGCTATGGAACCGCACGGGGTTCTGGTCACCCGGAAAGGACGCGGTCAGGGTGCCCTCTGGGTGCACCGAGATGTCGCCACCTGTCTGGATGCCAGCTATCACAAGGGACTCGATGCCCATCAGATGCGCACCGGCGTCATGGTGAGAACTATCGCGCGGTTGCCAAACGACACAGGGCAAACCGGGCGAATTTTTAATCCAGATGGATTAGCCCCCACACTCCTGAACCATCACGGCGGCGCAGTCGCCAAAATTCTGCTGGATGCTCGAATCCGTCGTCTCACCCCGCGAGAATGCTGGCGGCTGATGGGGCGAACCGATGCAGAGTTTGATTGCGCCAAAGCGGCCGGAGTTTCCGATACACAACTCTACAAGCAGGCGGGCAATTCGGTGATTCCCCAGATTGTGACCGCCATCGGTCGACGCATTGCCGCACAGACCCCAGAACACACATCCCAGTAA
- a CDS encoding conjugal transfer protein, which produces MNRQRPIQVLLWVMLSISTMGSIGFFTNTNHPKPLQQTSLKETSVLQDEEASGFAAAFARQWLTWKVGESQKAWQARMQPFVASTLLGSAQPVPIGHSQKSQQVGAVFPIQVKRVGQSSFLVDVYAQTNLHPLIRLTVPIDFDHRGRPAVIQWPLLHPVPSAGSPGTTSPGQAASDSVTATLQPVVTSFLQAYLAGKSPDDLTNFVAPGTTLQPLHGLLQWKDLHDMRVFGTGPYTVIVTADVVDPADQVTLPQTYVLKMIQNGGKWFVSALKP; this is translated from the coding sequence ATGAACAGACAGCGGCCGATTCAAGTCCTTCTCTGGGTCATGCTTTCCATCTCAACAATGGGGTCTATCGGATTTTTCACGAATACCAATCATCCGAAACCCTTGCAACAAACAAGTCTCAAAGAAACATCCGTTCTGCAGGATGAAGAGGCGTCTGGATTTGCGGCGGCGTTTGCCCGCCAGTGGCTGACCTGGAAAGTCGGCGAAAGTCAGAAGGCGTGGCAGGCTCGCATGCAGCCCTTTGTCGCCTCCACACTGCTTGGTAGCGCCCAGCCAGTCCCTATTGGTCATAGCCAAAAGAGCCAGCAGGTGGGTGCGGTATTCCCCATTCAAGTGAAGCGAGTGGGACAGTCTTCATTTTTGGTCGACGTCTATGCGCAAACGAACCTCCACCCACTCATCAGATTGACCGTTCCCATCGACTTCGATCATAGGGGTCGCCCTGCCGTGATCCAGTGGCCGCTCCTCCATCCGGTTCCTTCGGCGGGATCTCCTGGCACCACATCGCCCGGACAAGCTGCCTCGGATTCTGTGACAGCAACGCTCCAGCCTGTTGTGACCTCATTTCTTCAGGCTTACCTGGCGGGCAAGTCGCCGGACGACCTCACCAACTTCGTTGCGCCCGGTACCACGCTTCAACCCCTGCATGGACTGTTGCAGTGGAAGGATCTGCATGACATGCGTGTATTCGGGACGGGGCCTTACACCGTCATCGTCACGGCGGATGTAGTTGATCCGGCAGATCAGGTGACCCTTCCTCAGACCTATGTCCTGAAGATGATTCAGAACGGCGGCAAGTGGTTTGTTTCCGCACTCAAACCCTGA
- a CDS encoding replication-relaxation family protein — MFVPRHIEREILLALYRYRMLTSEQLSLLLHYELPTLYNAFRTLKQKRWVEPLSLDFLPRNVKGWILTKEGMEVAFGLTKEYRIQLLRRSNSPIGQTEHLYGSNRFFTDLIRHSLHGPDEEGLIDWIGMRDGGDRYSIVDRKGKKTTPLRPDGIGTYRFANGNDVIFHVEYDTGSEHLWVLHNKLWQYVDILKQFWSNLSLVNVLFITRDPRRSERILGLWKVMREDAFRRQSVPAVWTVTEGTLAKQGPFASVWIGSEYTAASFQDFPRLDGRHADRSVPLGKQMHIQPFAKGVKGADQL, encoded by the coding sequence ATGTTCGTTCCACGACACATTGAACGGGAAATTCTTCTTGCACTTTACCGCTACCGGATGCTCACCTCGGAGCAACTGAGCCTTCTGCTCCATTACGAACTGCCGACGCTTTACAATGCATTTCGCACCCTGAAACAGAAGCGTTGGGTCGAACCGCTATCTCTCGACTTTCTACCACGCAATGTAAAAGGTTGGATCTTGACCAAAGAGGGAATGGAAGTGGCCTTCGGGCTCACCAAAGAATACCGAATCCAGCTCCTACGTCGAAGCAACAGTCCCATTGGTCAAACAGAACACTTATACGGAAGCAATCGTTTTTTCACTGACCTCATAAGGCATAGCCTTCATGGTCCTGACGAGGAGGGACTCATTGACTGGATCGGCATGCGCGATGGTGGTGACCGTTACAGCATCGTCGACCGTAAAGGAAAGAAAACGACACCCCTTCGACCGGACGGGATCGGCACCTATCGATTCGCAAATGGAAACGACGTTATTTTCCATGTTGAGTACGATACGGGCAGTGAACACCTCTGGGTTCTGCATAACAAGCTCTGGCAGTATGTCGACATCCTGAAACAGTTTTGGTCAAACCTCTCTCTCGTCAATGTGCTATTCATCACGCGCGATCCACGCCGTTCAGAACGAATTCTTGGACTCTGGAAAGTCATGCGAGAGGACGCGTTTCGCAGACAATCCGTTCCAGCCGTATGGACGGTCACCGAAGGCACACTTGCAAAACAAGGGCCTTTTGCATCCGTTTGGATCGGGTCAGAGTACACTGCGGCATCCTTTCAAGACTTCCCCCGGCTGGACGGCAGACACGCAGATCGGAGTGTACCTCTTGGCAAACAGATGCATATTCAGCCGTTTGCCAAGGGGGTCAAGGGAGCGGATCAGCTATGA